A genomic region of Alligator mississippiensis isolate rAllMis1 chromosome 4, rAllMis1, whole genome shotgun sequence contains the following coding sequences:
- the LOC132250151 gene encoding syncytin-2-like, which yields MTPIPLGPIESLLNPSNNQAWDQSQQEFLLIKPVVGDWCFYVNCSVSDCINLGTNICHHYFTSSSGGDWRNNNTTTPTYCSSYNDFYSSKNLTKGTNPICTPISSLNNTLWYCLYTDTSRGQCFFNGTANPSFKSKGERGVLGLGNGGRIPPKYSNLAALKEQYWVCGSHAYHKIPAKGKGICYLGMLKPSTSFAMHLPQGKWRNKRDLQESRDIINKYQKTQLTKGVLVGCSLAGILPRVGTACLGRFTLRLQAVIEIMAHEFSEGHKELSKAVAALADTQEELRQMIIQNRIALDFLLAAQGGACAVIGPECCVWVNSSFTIVQTHLNDAAVHIQKAEDIAKIPKDTSLSWLTNWLPSLTGWLRPFVLSLIGIVITIICLLCCFQCLCSLGQQFMQRQVKMYGQFVQISSINHQKLTPQEVKYLKVRSKISSKKLEQREEL from the coding sequence atgactcccatccccttgggccccattgagtcacttttaaacccctctaataaccaagcttgggaccaaagtcagcaggagttccttttaataaagcctgttgttggagactggtgtttctatgtaaactgctcagtatcagactgcattaatttaggcacaaacatatgtcaccactattttactagttctagtggaggagactggcgtaataataacacaacaactcctacctattgcagctcttacaatgatttctacagcagcaaaaatttaaccaagggcactaatcctatctgcacccccatctcctctttaaataataccttgtggtattgtttgtacactgatacctcccggggacaatgcttcttcaatggaactgcaaatccttcctttaaatcaaagggtgaacgcggggtgctagggttaggaaacgggggccgaatacctcctaagtattcaaacctcgctgctttaaaagaacaatactgggtctgtggctcccacgcctaccataaaatccctgccaaaggaaaaggtatctgctatctgggaatgctaaaaccctctacgtcctttgCCATGCACCTTCCACAGGGCAAgtggcgaaacaagagggatttgcaagaaagccgtgatataataaataaatatcaaaaaactcagcttaccaaaggagtgttagtcgggtgttctttagcaggtatactcccaagagtaggcactgcttgtcttggaagatttacactacgcctacaagctgtgatagaaatcatggctcatgaattcagtgaaggtcacaaggaactctcgaaggccgttgctgccttggctgacacccaagaagaactcaGACAAATGATAATTCAAAaccgtatagcccttgattttctcctcgctgctcaagggggagcttgcgcagttatcggaccagaatgttgcgtttgggttaacagttcttttacaatagtacaaacccacctcaatgatgcagctgtccatatccaaaaagccgaagatatagcaaaaatccccaaagaCACATCTCTTAGTTGGCTCACAAATTGGTTGCCTTCtcttacaggatggcttagaccttttgtattaagcttaattggaattgttataactataatctgcctgttgtgctgttttcagtgtctatgctctctaggacaacagtttatgcaaaggcaagtaaaaatgtatggtcagtttgtacaaatatccagcatcaatcatcaaaaactaaccccacaagaagttaaatacctaaaagtgcgttccaaaatttcctctaaAAAATTGGAACAAAGGGAGGagttgtag